The following coding sequences are from one Salvelinus namaycush isolate Seneca chromosome 23, SaNama_1.0, whole genome shotgun sequence window:
- the LOC120018566 gene encoding beta-crystallin B1-like has protein sequence MSHSGAQGSIGSHPAMGLRAHKMYLFEFENFQGRMMECITECRNLCEKNFERIGSIRVECGPWVGYEQQNLSGEMFMLEKGEYPRWDTWSNSYRCDRFMSVRPVRMDTQDHKICLFECNNFEGRKMEVCDEDIPSLWSYGFQDRVASIQVTGGTWVGYQYPGYRGYQYVFECGVFKHWNEWGAHHPQIQSIRRVRDMQTHRRGCFEWTV, from the exons ATGTCCCACTCCGGAGCCCAGGGCAGCATTGGGAGCCACCCAGCCATGGGGCTGCGTGCCCACAAA ATGTACCTGTTTGAGTTTGAGAACTTCCAGGGTCGTATGATGGAGTGCATCACTGAGTGCCGTAACCTGTGTGAGAAGAACTTTGAGAGGATCGGCTCCATCAGGGTGGAGTGTGGACC CTGGGTGGGCTATGAGCAGCAGAACCTGAGTGGAGAAATGTTCATGCTGGAGAAGGGAGAGTACCCCCGCTGGGATACCTGGAGCAACAGCTACAGGTGTGACCGCTTCATGTCCGTCAGGCCCGTTCGCATG GACACCCAGGACCACAAGATCTGCCTGTTTGAGTGTAATAACTTTGAGGGCCGTAAGATGGAGGTGTGTGATGAGGATATCCCCAGTCTGTGGTCCTACGGCTTCCAGGACCGTGTGGCCAGTATCCAGGTCACTGGTGGAAC TTGGGTTGGCTACCAGTACCCCGGTTACCGTGGCTACCAGTACGTGTTCGAGTGCGGTGTCTTCAAGCACTGGAACGAGTGGGGCGCCCACCATCCCCAGATCCAGTCCATCCGTAGAGTGAGGGACATGCAGACACATCGCAGAGGCTGCTTTGAGTGGACCGTCTAG